CCGACCAGCGACTGCGCCGGTTCGGCGTTGCACGTGCCGGGCGGGGTGGCATGGGTTGCGGGCGGTTCGGAGGCTGCGCAGCCAGCCAGAAGCAACGCGGGTAGTGCGATAATAAAGGTCTTGGTCATGGGGCCCTCCTTCAGGCGCACTTGCTATACTTCAGCGGGCCAGGCAACGCATCCGCGCCATACTCGCTGCGGGTCAGGGTCTTGCCATTGTCAGTGGCGAGCAGTTCGACCTCGCGGTTCCAGTTCATGCCTTCGCCGGTGAAGGCGAAGGTGCCGCGCAGGCTGGTGTCGGATCGCTTGGTGGCCGACGTCAGCTTGCCGACCGATTCATAGAATTCCAGCGAGGTGCCGTCGATGCGGAGCAGGCCCTTGGCATCGCCGCGCGTGCTGGTGCAGTCTGCCGGAACCAGCCCCCAGCGGCCTTGCAGGGCGGCGGGGATGGAACTGTCGGTCGGGGAGGTGGCTGGTGTCGCGCTGGGCGGTGTCGCGGCGGACCCGTTTGACGGGGCGCCGGGATCGGCCGGAACCGGGGTATCCGTAGTGTTAGCGGCGGAGGACGACGCGGCGGTATTCCCTGAATCGTTGCATGCGGCCAGCGCCAGAAGGGCGACGGCCGCAGGGATCATGGTCTTGCGCATGGATAGATCTCCTCTTTCTGTCCAACGGGACAACGCATGCCGAAGCGGCGTTATCCCGTTGCGCACGAACCTGTTCTCAATCTCAGCCCATGGTCGGGATGACGAAGGCGTTGCCGCCGTCCGGCGAACCGTCGGGCCAGCGCTGGGTGATCGTCTTGATCTTGGTCCAGAACTTCACGCCTTCCATGCCGTGCTGATTGGTGTCGCCAAAGGCGGAACGCTTCCATCCGCCGAAAGTGTGATAGGCCACCGGCACCGGGATCGGCACGTTGATGCCGACCATGCCGACATTGACGCGGGCGGCGAATTCGCGCGCTGCGTGGCCGTTGCGGGTGAAGATCGCCACGCCGTTGCCGTACTGGTGCTTGCTCGGCAGTTCGAGCGCGGTTTCGAAATCGGGCGCACGCACGATCTGCAGCACCGGACCGAAGATTTCGTTGTGGTAGCTGTCCATGTCCGGGGTGACATGGTCGATCAGCGTCGGGCCGACGAAGAAGCCCTTTTCATAACCCTGGAGGGAGAAGCCGCGCCCGTCGATCACGAGTTCGCCGCCTTCTTCGGCGCATTTTGCGATCCAGCCTTCGACCTTGTTCTTGTGTTCCTGCGTCACGACCGGGCCATAATGAGCTGCCGGATCGGTCGAAATGCCGACATTGAGCGCTTCGATCGCCGGGATCAGCTTGGCTCTGAGGCGTTCGGCGGTGTCTTCACCCACCGGCACCACCACCGGCAGTGCCATGCAGCGTTCGCCGGCCGAACCGAAGGCCGCGCCTGCCAGATCGTTGACCACCTGGTCGAGATCGGCGTCAGGCATCACGATACCGTGGTTCTTCGCCCCGCCCATGGCCTGCACGCGCTTGCCCGCAGCCACGCCGCGATTGTACACGTAATGGGCAATGTCGGACGAACCGACGAAGCTGACGCCGGCGATGGCCGGGTGATCGAGGATCGCGTCGACCATTTCCTTGTCACCATGGACGACCTGCAGGATGCCTTCGGGCGCGCCCGCTTCAAGCATGAGTTCCGCGAGGCGCATCGGCACCGAAGGATCGCGTTCCGACGGCTTGAGAATGAAGGCGTTGCCACAGGCGATCGCCACGCCGAACATCCACATCGGGATCATCGCCGGGAAGTTGAACGGGGTGATGCCTGCACCGATGCCGATCGGCTGGCGCATGGAATAGACGTCGATGCCGGTGCCCGCGCCCTGCGTATATTCACCTTTGAGAACATGGGGGATGCCGCAGGCGAATTCGATCACTTCGAGACCGCGCTGGATATCGCCCTTGGAATCGGCGATCACCTTGCCGTGTTCGGACGAGAGCATGTGCGCCAACGCGTCCATATTGGCTTCGACCAGTTCCTTGAACTTGAACATCACCCGGGCGCGGCGCTGCGGGTTGGTCGCGGCCCATGCGGGCTGTGCGGCCAGCGCGGCCTGGACGGCCTTGTCGAGCTGCGCGGCATCACCCAGCGCAACTTGCGCCTGCACTGTGCCTTCATTGGGATTGAAAATGTCGTGAGTACGGGCCGAACTGCCGGCACCACCGACGATGAAATGGTCGATCTGACGCATGGGAACCTCTCTGGGCGAACCTGTCGCAGGGGGTGAGTCTCTATTATTCTGGCGCGGACGTTAAACGCTCTTTAGTTGCAGGCAACACCAAATTCTGCGATCAAGACCTGCAAATATGCAGGTGGATGCGGACGATGCTGGGGATCGACTGGAGCGACTATCAGGCGTTTCTTGCCATAGCCCGTGCAGGGCAACTGGCGCGGGCGGCCAGCGCGCTGCGCATGGATGCCACCACGGTCGGGCGGCGCCTGCGGCGGCTGGAGGCGCGACTGGGCACGACCCTGTTCGAACAGACCCGCGAGGGGCAGGTGTTGACCGAAGCCGGGGAACGCCTGCTGACCGCCGTTGAGGCCATGGCGCTGGCGGCATCCGAAGTGGGCGACGGGAATAGTACCGGCGGGTTGAGCGGCACCTTGCGGATCAGCGTATCCGAAGGGTTCGGCACCTGGTTCCTCACCAGCTATCTCGCGGGATTTGCCGCGGCCCATCCCGAACTGACGCTCGATCTCGTGGCCAACAGCGGGTTTCTCAGCCCGTCGAAGCGCGAGGCAGATATTGCCGTGGTCCTGTCGCGGCCCAAGGCGGGACCCGTGATCGCCCGCAAACTGTCGGATTACGCCCTGCGGCTCTACGCCAGCCCGGCCTATCTGGCGGAGAACGGCACGCCCGAACAACCGCAGGATCTGGCAAAGGGGCATCGCCTCATCGGGTATATTCCCGATCTGCTCTATGCCCCCGAACTGCGCTATCTCGATGAAATCCATCCGGGCCTGGCCGCCACGATCCGGTCATCCAGCATCAGTGCGCAGCAGCGCCTGTTGGCGCAAGGCGGCGGGATCGGCGTGCTGCCCTGTTTTATGGGCGATCCCAACCCGGACCTGTGCACGGTCCTGCCCGAAAAACGGATAACCCGCAGCTTCTGGATCGTGACGCACAAGGACACGCACAATCTCGCCCGCGTGCGTGCAGGCACAAAATGGCTCGTCGAAGCGGTGGCGCGTCATCGGGGGCAGTTGCTGCCGGGCCTGTAAAATCACGCGTTTTAAATTGAACGAAAGCGTTCGGTTGAATTCAGGCGGCGTTACAGGCAAGGAAGCGTGGACAGCCGACCGGCATTCGCGCCGCAGAAGTTCAGCGTCGGCAAGGGAGATCCGCAGATGGCCATCAAGACACGCATTACGGAACTGCTGGGCATCGAACATCCGGTTGTTCAGGGTGGGATGATGTGGGTCGGCCGGGCCGAACTGGCCTCGGCGGTTTCGAATGCAGGCGGACTGGGTATCCTGACGGCGCTGACGCAGCCGTCGCCCGATGCCCTGCGTGCCGAAGTGGACCGCATGCGCACGATGACGGACAAACCCTTTGCGGTAAACCTCACCCTGCTGCCGTCCACCAATCCGCCGCCTTATGCCGAATATCGCAAGGCGATTATCGATTCCGGGGTCAAGATCGTCGAAACGGCGGGCTACAAGCCGCAGGAACATGTCGACGAACTGAAAGCGCACGGGATCAAGGTGATCCACAAATGCACGGCCGTGCGTCATGCCTTGTCGGCAGAGCGGATGGGCGTCGATGCGATTTCGATCGATGGCTATGAATGCGCGGGCCACCCGGGCGAGGACGATATCCCCGGCCTGATCCTGATTCCGGCAGCGGCGGACAAGGTGAAGATCCCGATGCTGGCCAGCGGCGGGTTCGGTGACGGGCGCGGTCTGGCCGCCGCGCTGGCGCTGGGCGCCGAAGGGATCAACATGGGCACGCGCTTCTGCGCCACGCAGGAGGCGCCGATCCACGACAATATCAAGCAGTTCATTGTGGCGAACGATGAACGGGCAACCAACATCATCTTCCGCAAGTTCCGCAACACCGCGCGCGTGGCAAAGAACGCGATTTCGGACGAGGTGGTGGAAATTCTGGCGCGGCCGGAATCGGTATTCACCGATATTCAGCCGCTGGTATCGGGCGTGCGCGGGCGCGAAACGCTGGAAAGCGGCCGGGTCGAAGACGGGATCGTCTGGGCGGGGCAGGTGCAGGGCCTGATCCACGACGTGCCCACATGCGCCGAACTGGTGCACCGGATTGTCGCCGAAGCCGAAGGGATCATCCACGGGCGTCTGGCCGGGATGCTGGACTAAGTATCGCCGAGGCCGCGTGCGGCCCCGCCTTACGAACCAGAACTAGCCCGCGCGGTCTTCCAGTTCTTCGCGATTGAGGATGGTCACACTGCGCCGCGATGGCAGATCGATCACGCCTTCTGTCTTCAACTTGGTGAACTGGCGGCTGACCGTTTCGATGGTCAGGCCAAGGACATCGGCCACCTGCTGGCGTGAAAAAGGCAGGTCGAATGTCTGGTGCGGCTCATCAGGCAAGGTGACGCAGCCCGGTTCCACCAACCGTTCCGACATGTCGAGCAGGAAGGCGGCGATCCGTTCGCTCGCGCTTTTGCGGCCCAGCACCAGCATCCATTGCCGGGTGCGATCGAGTTCCGAGAGCGTGCGCTGCAACAGCTTGTGTTCCAGCGCGGGGTGTTCGCGTGCGAAGCTGTCGAAATCGGTGCGGGAAAAGACACAGACCGTGGCATCGGTCAGCGCGGTCACGCTGTGAGCCGTCTGTTTGCCGAAGGGGCGGCCGATGAAATCCGAAGGATAGACAACGCCGACGATCTGTTCGCGCCCGTCCGATGTGCCGGTGGACAGTTTCAGCACCCCTTCGATCACATTGGCGACGAGGACCGAATCTTCCCCTTCCCACAGGAGCGATTGCCCCGGCTCCAGCTTGCGCCGCCGACCGATGGCATTAAGTGCCTGAATTTCTGTTGAGTCTAGCGCGGCACAAATCGCCCGGTTGCGCACGACACAATTATCACAAAAGCCCATAATCAGGCGGTTACCAGCAGAGTATTGATGCAGCAATGGAATTAAACAAAGGGGCCGACTATGGATGGGACATGTCGATGATCACTGTCCCGTCCGTCCTGTTCGTCTGTCTTGGCAATATTTGTCGTTCGCCACTGGCCGAAGCCGCATTTCGCAAGGTCGCGCAGGATGCCGGGCTGGACGTTCGCGTGGATTCGGCTGGCACTGGCGACTGGCACGTCGGAAAAGGCCCCGATCAGCGCGCAATCGCCACGGCGGCGCGGCACGGGATCGACATCGCATACTATCGCGCGCGGCAACTGGCGGTGGAGGATTTTGCGCGGTTCACGCATATTTTCGCGCTCGACCATGCCAATCTCGAGGATATCCGCGCCCGCGAACCGCGCGATGCCTCTGCCAGTGTGGCGTTGTTGCTGGATGTCGTGCCCGGCCGCGAGGGGCAGTCGGTTGCCGATCCCTATTTTGGCGATGATGCGGGATTCGAAGTGACATGGCGCGATGTCATGCAGGCCGCAGAAGCCCTCGCCGCGCGCATGATAGTGTGATTTCGCGAAGCGCGCCTGCCCCGCAGTTGTCAACCGTCGCGGGGCTTGCATGGGCTTGGCTGATCATGGCACGTCAGCATTGGGCCAACGGGATAGAGAGCCCAAGGTAATCGACAGGGCGACGGGATAACAGGGGGTACAGCTATGCCGCGCATGACAGTTAACGGGCGCCCCGTGCAATTCGCGATGGCGCCCGAAACGCCTCTGCTGTGGGCCTTGCGGGACGCGGCCAATCTGACAGGGACCAAATATGGCTGCGGCGCGGGGGATTGCGGCGCCTGCATGGTGCTGGTCGATGGGCAGGCCCTGCGGTCCTGCCTGATTTCCATCGCCGAAGCGGAAGGGCGCTTCATCACCACGATCGAGGGGCTTTCGCGCGACCGGTCGCATCCGGTCCAGCAGGCGCTGGTGGCGGAACAGGCCATCCAGTGCGGTTTCTGTACGCCTGGCATCGTGATGAGCGCGGCCGCGCTGCTGCAACGCAATGCCGCGCCCGGCGAAGAGGATATCAAGGCCGCCATCCCCAATCTGTGTCGGTGCGGGGTCTATCCGCGCCTGATGAAGGCAATCCAGCGTGCCGGGCGGGTCATCCGGCGGGAAGAAACAATCAGTTCCGCCCCCGCGCCGGGGATCAGCGCCAGCGATGCGGCCCATGCGGTTCCGGCGATGGCGCCGCCGCGTTCGGATGCGGACAACTGACAGGCGGGCTTGGCGTGGCGTGTCGAGGGCGCTAGTGCTGCCTGACAAGTGGTAAGAGGATCACCGATGAAAGCGACCATCTGGCACAACCCCAATTGCAGCAAGTCGCGCCAGGCGCTGGCTTTGCTGGAAGAGCAGCCGGGTGTGGACGTGACAGTGGTGCAGTACCTCAAAAATCCTCCCACGGCGGAAAAGCTCGCGCAGCTTTATCGCGATGCGGGCATGGCCGCGCGGGATGGTTTGCGCCTTTCGGGTACGGACGCGAAAGAACGCGGCCTGACCGAAGCGGACGATGCCACGGTTATCGCGGCGATGGTCGCTGATCCCCGGCTGATCGAACGGCCACTGGTCGAAACGGAAAAAGGCGTGCGTTTGGGGCGCCCGACCGATAAGGTTCAGGAAATTCTTTGATTTTTTGTTGGCTCGGTTCTGTCCGTCGCAGGCCGGGTTGCAATGACACCGCGAATTTGCCAACGCGGGGCAGTGTTCAGGGTCCCGGTCTGCAGGGGCCGCCGCAAGAGAGGTTGCGACACGCATGACCGGTTCCGAGCTTTCGCAGGAACGCCGCCGCACGCGGTGGAAAGATACCTTCCATCGCGCCCTGGGGCCCTGGGGGGTGTTTTTTGAAGGATTCATCAAGCATCCCGTGATGGTCGGATCGATCATCCCGTCTTCCCGTTTCACGATCAACAAGATGCTCGCCCCGGTGAACTGGGACGAATGCAAGCTGTTCGTGGAATACGGCCCGGGTGTAGGCACCTTCTGCCGCCCCGTGCTGGAACGGATGCGGCGCGATGCGCAATTGATCGTTATCGATACCAATCCGCTCTATATAGAATATCTCCAGCGCACGATCGGCGACAGCCGGTTTTCCGCGGTCAACGGTTCTGCTGCCGATGTGGAAGAGATCGTGCGGGCGCATGGTCACGATCACGCGGACTATGTGCTGTCAGGCCTGCCATTTTCGACCTTGCCCGATGGGGTCGGCCCCGCAATTGCCGCGGCCACGCACCGCGTGCTGCGCCCGGGCGGGGCGTTTCTGGTCTACCAGTTTTCCGCCAAGGCCCGCGATTTCATGGCCAAGCATTTTTCGCGGATCGATAACGGGTTCGAGCTGTTCAATATTCTGCCGTGCCAGTTGTTCTGGGGCTGGAAGGATGCCGAAGACTAGGCATCTTTGCCGCGCAGGCTCTGGCCGGACAGTTCCGGAGATGCGCTATGCTTGAAATGATCGACAGTGCAGACGACGTGCTGGCACTGAAAATATCCCACAAGATTGCCGGGGCCGATCTGTCGACGATCATGGATCGGCTTGAAACGGCGATGGCCATGCACAGCGTGGTGCATGTCTTCGTCGAAACCGAAACCATCGATGGCATCGAGATATCGGGCCTGGGGCCTTATATCGCGCGGGCCATGCCGCTGTTCGGCAAACTCGGGCAGTTTGGCAGGGTTGCCGTGGTGGCCGATCAGGCATGGATCCGCGGGGCCACGCGGTTCGAAAGTGCCGTGCTCCCCCATATCAGTTACCGCGTGTTCCTCCCGGAGGAGCGGGACAGCGCGTTCGCATGGGTGACGGGCGCGGCATCCTGACCAGTTTTCCGATCAGGCCCGGCCCGCGCTATTCGCCAAGGACTGTTGAGGCGCGCGTTATTCGAACGTCTGGGTGATCGTCTCGGACGAAGGCCCGGCCAGTTGCCGGTGGATGGAAGCCAGGATCGCCACGAAAAACGCCGTGGCGACTGTCCCGATGAGGCCGGAAATTACCGCCTGGCCAATCTGTCCGGAGGTTCCCTCTCCCAGCAGTGCCACAAGAATGCCGAGAATCCCGCCGATCACCAGCGCGATAATCCCGAATACCAGCATGAGCAGGCTGAAGAACAGGGCAAGGCGCCCGCTGTTGCCCTTGGTCAGTTCCCATGAGCGTTTGAGCACGGCGATCGGGTTGCTCTGCCGTTCGATCGCGATGACCGCGGGAACCAGCGAAATCTTGATCATGACGTAGATCATCGCAACCAGCCCGATAAGAAGGAATATCCCCATCAGCGCCGCAATGCCTGTGGTGCTGACAATGGCGATCACCAGGCTCAGCACGATCGCGACGGCAAAAGCCACAAGGATCTGCGAGGCAAGATAGGGCAGCAGGCCCGACAGCCCGCGCCGCAGCGCCTCGCCGACAGTCGGCTTGGCATGATCGCGCAACAGCGCCAGCAAGGTCAGGATGCCGATGGTCTGGATGATCGCCATCACGATAAACCACGCGGCATTGTCGGTATAGAACTTCACGACCAGTTGCATCGCCGCTTCGGGCGGCAGGTTGGGGGCCGGGGCCGGTGTGGGTACGAACAGGGCAAAGGCCATGCCGGGCAGGAAAAAGAACAGGCCCGCGACGATGAGCAGGACTTCGCGGTTGGCGGTCACCATTTCGGCGGCCTCTCGCCAAGCCCGGTTCATGTCGAATTTCATTTCATTGTCTCCAGTCGCATTCGGGCTCTTGATAAGCGAAGCCGATAGGGCCACGCAATTGCTATGACGGCAGATGCGAACGAACAGATCGAATGGCGGCTGGAAAA
This genomic window from Caenibius tardaugens NBRC 16725 contains:
- a CDS encoding class I SAM-dependent methyltransferase; protein product: MTGSELSQERRRTRWKDTFHRALGPWGVFFEGFIKHPVMVGSIIPSSRFTINKMLAPVNWDECKLFVEYGPGVGTFCRPVLERMRRDAQLIVIDTNPLYIEYLQRTIGDSRFSAVNGSAADVEEIVRAHGHDHADYVLSGLPFSTLPDGVGPAIAAATHRVLRPGGAFLVYQFSAKARDFMAKHFSRIDNGFELFNILPCQLFWGWKDAED
- a CDS encoding (2Fe-2S)-binding protein, with the translated sequence MPRMTVNGRPVQFAMAPETPLLWALRDAANLTGTKYGCGAGDCGACMVLVDGQALRSCLISIAEAEGRFITTIEGLSRDRSHPVQQALVAEQAIQCGFCTPGIVMSAAALLQRNAAPGEEDIKAAIPNLCRCGVYPRLMKAIQRAGRVIRREETISSAPAPGISASDAAHAVPAMAPPRSDADN
- a CDS encoding Crp/Fnr family transcriptional regulator; the encoded protein is MGFCDNCVVRNRAICAALDSTEIQALNAIGRRRKLEPGQSLLWEGEDSVLVANVIEGVLKLSTGTSDGREQIVGVVYPSDFIGRPFGKQTAHSVTALTDATVCVFSRTDFDSFAREHPALEHKLLQRTLSELDRTRQWMLVLGRKSASERIAAFLLDMSERLVEPGCVTLPDEPHQTFDLPFSRQQVADVLGLTIETVSRQFTKLKTEGVIDLPSRRSVTILNREELEDRAG
- a CDS encoding NAD(P)H-dependent flavin oxidoreductase, producing MAIKTRITELLGIEHPVVQGGMMWVGRAELASAVSNAGGLGILTALTQPSPDALRAEVDRMRTMTDKPFAVNLTLLPSTNPPPYAEYRKAIIDSGVKIVETAGYKPQEHVDELKAHGIKVIHKCTAVRHALSAERMGVDAISIDGYECAGHPGEDDIPGLILIPAAADKVKIPMLASGGFGDGRGLAAALALGAEGINMGTRFCATQEAPIHDNIKQFIVANDERATNIIFRKFRNTARVAKNAISDEVVEILARPESVFTDIQPLVSGVRGRETLESGRVEDGIVWAGQVQGLIHDVPTCAELVHRIVAEAEGIIHGRLAGMLD
- a CDS encoding low molecular weight protein-tyrosine-phosphatase, translated to MELNKGADYGWDMSMITVPSVLFVCLGNICRSPLAEAAFRKVAQDAGLDVRVDSAGTGDWHVGKGPDQRAIATAARHGIDIAYYRARQLAVEDFARFTHIFALDHANLEDIRAREPRDASASVALLLDVVPGREGQSVADPYFGDDAGFEVTWRDVMQAAEALAARMIV
- a CDS encoding LysR family transcriptional regulator, which produces MLGIDWSDYQAFLAIARAGQLARAASALRMDATTVGRRLRRLEARLGTTLFEQTREGQVLTEAGERLLTAVEAMALAASEVGDGNSTGGLSGTLRISVSEGFGTWFLTSYLAGFAAAHPELTLDLVANSGFLSPSKREADIAVVLSRPKAGPVIARKLSDYALRLYASPAYLAENGTPEQPQDLAKGHRLIGYIPDLLYAPELRYLDEIHPGLAATIRSSSISAQQRLLAQGGGIGVLPCFMGDPNPDLCTVLPEKRITRSFWIVTHKDTHNLARVRAGTKWLVEAVARHRGQLLPGL
- the arsC gene encoding arsenate reductase (glutaredoxin) (This arsenate reductase requires both glutathione and glutaredoxin to convert arsenate to arsenite, after which the efflux transporter formed by ArsA and ArsB can extrude the arsenite from the cell, providing resistance.), which produces MKATIWHNPNCSKSRQALALLEEQPGVDVTVVQYLKNPPTAEKLAQLYRDAGMAARDGLRLSGTDAKERGLTEADDATVIAAMVADPRLIERPLVETEKGVRLGRPTDKVQEIL
- a CDS encoding STAS/SEC14 domain-containing protein, which gives rise to MLEMIDSADDVLALKISHKIAGADLSTIMDRLETAMAMHSVVHVFVETETIDGIEISGLGPYIARAMPLFGKLGQFGRVAVVADQAWIRGATRFESAVLPHISYRVFLPEERDSAFAWVTGAAS
- a CDS encoding CoA-acylating methylmalonate-semialdehyde dehydrogenase, yielding MRQIDHFIVGGAGSSARTHDIFNPNEGTVQAQVALGDAAQLDKAVQAALAAQPAWAATNPQRRARVMFKFKELVEANMDALAHMLSSEHGKVIADSKGDIQRGLEVIEFACGIPHVLKGEYTQGAGTGIDVYSMRQPIGIGAGITPFNFPAMIPMWMFGVAIACGNAFILKPSERDPSVPMRLAELMLEAGAPEGILQVVHGDKEMVDAILDHPAIAGVSFVGSSDIAHYVYNRGVAAGKRVQAMGGAKNHGIVMPDADLDQVVNDLAGAAFGSAGERCMALPVVVPVGEDTAERLRAKLIPAIEALNVGISTDPAAHYGPVVTQEHKNKVEGWIAKCAEEGGELVIDGRGFSLQGYEKGFFVGPTLIDHVTPDMDSYHNEIFGPVLQIVRAPDFETALELPSKHQYGNGVAIFTRNGHAAREFAARVNVGMVGINVPIPVPVAYHTFGGWKRSAFGDTNQHGMEGVKFWTKIKTITQRWPDGSPDGGNAFVIPTMG